A genomic stretch from Desulfotignum balticum DSM 7044 includes:
- a CDS encoding nitrate reductase subunit alpha, with the protein MSQKSVLSSLRFFRPRGEKQGCREEKTAAGWAETRCGQREWEDLYRRRSQYDKKVRSTHGVNCTGSCSWDVFVKDGVLVWETQATDYPASGEGVPNHEPRGCPRGATYSWYTYSPVRMKHPLIRSCLLDMWHQALGETHDPVAAWESIATDKEKRRRFHQARGKGGFVRVDWDEAATLIAAALVHTIKKYGPDRVFGFSPIPAMSMVCYAAGARFLSLIGASMLSFYDWYCDLPPASPQIWGEQTDVPESADWFESSYFIVWGTNLPMTRTPDAHFFTEARYRGTRVAAVAPDYAEYVKFADTWLPARAGTDAALAMAMTHVILKEFYMDRQVPYFMDYARQFTDLPFLVVLEQGTDSEIPGRFLRAADFGLKTNNAQWKTVVYDAASGDFAVPNGSIGFRWNEQGNWNLEMKADGEPVYPLLGFAEQNDSWRTVAFPVFTEAGSTVRKGLVPCKTVSTPDGDLCVTTVFDLMAAHLGVPQKNAPATTEPDSFDYPADYDDPAPFTPAWQEKITGVPAQDAIRVAREFADNAEKTSGKSMIFLGAGTNHWYHSDMIYRTIINLTTLCGCQGVNGGGWAHYVGQEKVRPQAAWAQVAFGLDWQRPPRQQNGTSFYYFATDQWRYDTLRPETVQSPLAKQPAAQHMADYNVTAARLGWLPSYPQFNCNPVELVKEAMAAGASTDEEIADFAVKKIKAGGLRFAAQDPDHPDNFPRMLFLWRANLLGASSKGHEYFLKHLLGTDHAVLNSESDLRPQEIKWREPAPEGKLDLMVTLELRMSTSAMYADIALPAAGWYEMHDLSTTDMHPFIHPFNPAIDPPWETRTNWEQFKTIAEKFSELASDHLGTVKDLVATPLMHDTPGEIAQDQVQDWHRGECEPVPGKTMPNLTVVTRDYPNTFKKMTSLGPLAASAGVGAKGVMWHADAETEALKKSLGKVTEGIAQGQPIMETEKQAAETILMLAPETNGATAVKSWETLEKRTGMNLRHLSQGREDERICFDDLTVQPRKIITSPIWSGIESEERRYSPFVINIEEKVPFRTLTGRAQFYQDHPWMRDFGEQLPIYRPPLTITPGDTGSVTRDPDREIVLNYLTPHSKWSIHSTYADTLTMLTLFRGGESIWISDADAKKIKAKDNDWLECFNANGVVMAKAVVSPRIPPGKAFMYHAQERLINTPGTGISGKRGGTHNSVTRILVKPTHMIGGYAQLSYGFNYYGPIGSQRDETIIVRKAGKVEWYED; encoded by the coding sequence ATGTCGCAGAAATCTGTTTTGTCATCGCTTCGTTTTTTCCGGCCCCGCGGGGAAAAGCAGGGCTGCCGGGAAGAAAAAACCGCAGCAGGCTGGGCTGAAACCCGCTGCGGTCAAAGAGAATGGGAGGACCTTTACCGGCGCCGCTCTCAGTATGATAAAAAAGTCCGGTCCACCCACGGGGTCAATTGTACGGGCTCCTGTTCCTGGGATGTCTTTGTCAAAGACGGTGTCCTGGTATGGGAGACCCAGGCCACGGACTACCCGGCCTCCGGGGAAGGGGTTCCCAACCACGAGCCGCGCGGCTGCCCCCGGGGGGCCACTTACTCGTGGTACACTTACAGCCCGGTGCGCATGAAACATCCCCTGATCCGGTCATGCCTGCTGGACATGTGGCACCAGGCCCTGGGGGAGACCCATGATCCGGTGGCTGCCTGGGAAAGTATTGCAACAGACAAAGAAAAACGACGACGTTTTCATCAGGCCCGGGGCAAAGGGGGGTTTGTGCGCGTGGACTGGGATGAGGCCGCCACTCTGATTGCCGCGGCCCTGGTTCACACCATCAAAAAATACGGACCGGACCGGGTATTCGGGTTTTCGCCCATTCCGGCCATGTCCATGGTGTGTTATGCCGCCGGGGCGCGGTTCCTGTCACTCATCGGCGCATCCATGCTCAGCTTCTACGACTGGTACTGCGACCTGCCGCCGGCTTCTCCCCAGATATGGGGCGAACAGACGGATGTGCCTGAAAGCGCCGACTGGTTTGAATCATCCTATTTTATTGTCTGGGGCACCAACCTGCCCATGACCCGCACGCCTGATGCCCATTTTTTCACCGAAGCCCGTTACCGGGGAACCCGTGTGGCAGCCGTGGCCCCGGATTACGCCGAATATGTCAAGTTCGCCGACACCTGGCTGCCGGCCCGGGCCGGCACGGACGCGGCCCTGGCCATGGCCATGACCCATGTGATTCTCAAGGAGTTCTACATGGACCGGCAGGTGCCCTATTTCATGGATTACGCCAGACAGTTCACAGACCTGCCTTTTTTAGTGGTGCTTGAACAGGGAACGGACAGCGAAATCCCGGGACGGTTTCTGCGCGCCGCGGATTTCGGTCTGAAAACCAACAACGCCCAATGGAAAACCGTGGTGTATGATGCAGCGTCAGGTGATTTTGCCGTGCCCAACGGGAGTATCGGTTTCCGCTGGAACGAACAGGGCAACTGGAACCTTGAAATGAAGGCGGATGGTGAGCCGGTCTATCCACTGCTGGGGTTTGCAGAACAAAATGACAGCTGGCGCACCGTGGCCTTTCCCGTCTTTACCGAGGCCGGCTCGACCGTCAGAAAAGGGCTGGTACCCTGTAAGACCGTCTCCACCCCGGACGGAGACCTGTGCGTGACCACGGTATTTGACCTGATGGCCGCTCACCTGGGGGTGCCGCAGAAAAATGCCCCCGCGACAACGGAACCGGACTCTTTCGACTATCCTGCAGATTATGATGATCCCGCACCTTTTACACCGGCATGGCAGGAAAAAATCACGGGTGTGCCGGCCCAGGATGCCATCCGGGTGGCACGTGAATTTGCCGACAATGCCGAAAAAACAAGCGGCAAATCCATGATCTTTTTAGGGGCCGGGACCAACCACTGGTACCACAGTGACATGATCTACCGCACCATCATCAACCTGACCACCCTTTGCGGCTGCCAGGGCGTAAACGGCGGCGGATGGGCCCATTATGTGGGCCAGGAAAAAGTGCGGCCCCAGGCAGCCTGGGCCCAGGTGGCCTTCGGCCTGGACTGGCAGCGGCCGCCGCGCCAGCAGAACGGCACCTCTTTTTATTATTTTGCCACGGACCAGTGGCGCTATGACACCCTTCGGCCGGAAACGGTTCAGTCTCCTCTGGCAAAACAGCCGGCAGCGCAACACATGGCCGACTACAACGTGACAGCGGCCCGTCTGGGCTGGCTGCCGTCTTATCCCCAGTTCAACTGCAATCCCGTTGAACTGGTCAAGGAAGCCATGGCTGCCGGGGCATCCACCGATGAGGAGATCGCAGATTTTGCCGTGAAAAAAATCAAAGCCGGCGGGCTGCGGTTTGCTGCACAAGACCCGGATCATCCGGATAATTTCCCGCGCATGCTCTTTCTGTGGCGGGCCAACCTGCTGGGTGCCAGCAGCAAGGGACATGAATATTTTCTCAAACACCTGCTGGGCACGGACCATGCCGTGCTCAATTCAGAAAGTGACCTGCGGCCTCAAGAAATAAAATGGCGGGAGCCGGCCCCGGAAGGCAAATTGGACCTGATGGTCACCCTGGAGCTGCGCATGTCCACCAGTGCCATGTATGCGGACATTGCCCTGCCGGCTGCAGGGTGGTATGAGATGCATGATCTGAGCACCACTGACATGCATCCGTTCATTCACCCGTTCAATCCGGCCATTGATCCGCCCTGGGAAACCCGAACCAACTGGGAACAATTCAAGACCATTGCAGAAAAATTTTCCGAACTGGCATCGGATCATTTGGGCACGGTCAAAGACCTGGTGGCCACCCCCCTGATGCACGACACCCCCGGAGAAATCGCCCAGGACCAGGTGCAGGACTGGCACCGGGGCGAATGCGAACCCGTGCCCGGAAAAACCATGCCCAACCTGACCGTGGTGACCCGGGACTACCCCAATACCTTTAAAAAAATGACCTCCCTGGGCCCCCTGGCCGCATCCGCGGGTGTGGGCGCCAAAGGCGTTATGTGGCATGCAGATGCGGAAACCGAAGCACTAAAAAAATCTCTGGGCAAAGTGACCGAAGGAATCGCCCAGGGACAGCCGATCATGGAAACAGAAAAACAGGCTGCCGAGACCATCCTGATGCTGGCCCCTGAAACCAACGGTGCCACAGCGGTCAAGTCCTGGGAGACGCTGGAAAAACGCACCGGCATGAACCTGCGCCACCTGAGCCAGGGACGGGAAGATGAACGGATCTGTTTCGACGATCTCACCGTCCAGCCGCGCAAGATCATTACATCCCCCATCTGGAGCGGCATTGAATCTGAAGAAAGGCGCTATTCCCCTTTTGTGATCAATATTGAAGAAAAGGTCCCGTTCCGGACCCTCACCGGCCGGGCCCAGTTCTACCAGGACCATCCCTGGATGCGCGATTTCGGTGAACAACTGCCGATTTACCGCCCGCCCCTGACAATCACTCCGGGTGATACCGGCAGTGTGACGCGGGACCCGGACCGGGAAATCGTACTCAACTACCTGACCCCCCATTCCAAATGGTCGATTCACAGCACCTATGCCGATACCCTCACCATGCTGACCCTGTTCCGGGGGGGAGAATCCATCTGGATCAGTGACGCTGACGCAAAAAAAATCAAGGCAAAAGACAATGACTGGCTGGAATGCTTTAACGCCAACGGCGTGGTGATGGCAAAAGCGGTGGTGAGTCCGCGCATCCCGCCGGGCAAGGCGTTCATGTACCATGCCCAGGAGCGGCTGATCAATACGCCGGGCACAGGAATTTCCGGCAAACGGGGCGGTACCCACAACAGCGTGACCCGGATTCTGGTCAAGCCCACCCACATGATCGGCGGTTACGCCCAGTTGAGCTACGGCTTTAATTATTACGGACCCATCGGTTCCCAGCGGGATGAAACCATCATCGTGCGCAAGGCCGGAAAGGTGGAATGGTATGAAGATTAA
- the narJ gene encoding nitrate reductase molybdenum cofactor assembly chaperone: MTEDKKHTPMISLSGTTWQVLSVLLDYPDKRLLHDLDPIAAAARQIPEPEFKHAVQNFLTYLQAHDLLRLQENYTAAFDLGPATTLNLTYHAFGDNEKRAAALAKLQHLYDRTGWERTSGDLPDYLPLLLEFLWIHPRLEPAAAKQIWQCLNATTHLVAGLEKKAPAYAQLLRPLARLAAGAATGTDQQDTRMTTRPCTQGEST, translated from the coding sequence ATGACAGAAGACAAAAAACATACACCCATGATCTCTTTATCCGGCACCACATGGCAGGTGCTCTCCGTGCTGCTCGATTACCCGGACAAAAGGCTGCTGCATGATCTTGATCCCATTGCCGCTGCCGCCCGGCAGATCCCCGAACCTGAATTCAAGCATGCGGTGCAAAATTTTCTGACCTATCTTCAAGCCCATGACCTGCTGCGCCTCCAGGAAAATTATACCGCTGCCTTTGATCTTGGTCCGGCCACGACGCTCAACCTGACCTATCACGCCTTTGGTGACAATGAAAAACGCGCTGCCGCTCTGGCAAAACTACAGCACCTGTATGACCGAACCGGCTGGGAACGGACGAGCGGGGATCTTCCCGATTATCTGCCGCTGCTCCTGGAATTTCTTTGGATCCATCCCCGCCTGGAACCGGCAGCAGCAAAACAGATATGGCAATGCCTGAATGCCACAACCCATCTGGTTGCCGGCCTGGAAAAAAAAGCGCCGGCCTATGCCCAACTTCTGCGCCCCCTGGCCCGCCTGGCAGCAGGGGCCGCCACCGGCACAGATCAACAAGACACCCGGATGACAACCCGCCCGTGCACACAAGGAGAATCGACATGA
- a CDS encoding cupin domain-containing protein, with translation MRVIKLSETNEFKPGVMNRFFLVETSEHFKIINFNLDAGVVFPVHSHDLDGELSIQVLEGKGWFLAQNDEKIPAEEGDILISEIREPHGVEADTKMRIIVTIAPPI, from the coding sequence ATGCGCGTGATCAAACTCAGTGAAACCAATGAATTCAAGCCCGGCGTGATGAACCGGTTTTTTCTGGTGGAAACGTCAGAGCATTTTAAAATCATCAATTTCAATCTGGATGCCGGGGTGGTGTTTCCGGTTCATTCCCATGATCTGGACGGTGAGCTGTCCATTCAGGTCCTGGAGGGAAAAGGGTGGTTCCTTGCTCAAAACGATGAAAAAATCCCCGCGGAAGAAGGCGATATCCTGATTTCGGAAATCAGGGAACCCCATGGGGTCGAAGCGGATACAAAGATGAGAATCATCGTCACCATCGCCCCGCCCATCTGA
- the narI gene encoding respiratory nitrate reductase subunit gamma: MTLWHTLIFTVFPYICLTTFVVGHAYRYVTDRFGWNVRSSEFLEKKYLFYGSILFHFGIIATFMGHAGGLLIPQRVLDIFGITARIHMTIAHWNGLAVGIAAFAGILVLGWRRLKQPRLKIVTTRNDMVTLAALAVVIATGMYNVLFSHFNMLYSVAPWIRGIVTFTPDSTLMLDVPLSFRVHVTAAWALLAISPFTRLVHIWSVPLFYLTRPFIVFRRQARQA; encoded by the coding sequence ATGACCCTTTGGCATACCCTTATTTTTACCGTTTTCCCGTACATATGTCTGACCACTTTCGTGGTCGGCCATGCTTACCGCTATGTCACCGACCGCTTCGGCTGGAACGTCCGTTCCAGTGAATTTCTTGAAAAAAAATATCTTTTCTACGGATCGATCCTGTTCCATTTTGGCATCATTGCCACCTTTATGGGGCATGCCGGGGGACTGCTCATCCCCCAGCGCGTACTTGATATTTTCGGTATCACGGCCCGGATACACATGACCATCGCCCACTGGAACGGCCTGGCTGTGGGAATTGCGGCATTTGCCGGTATCCTGGTGCTGGGATGGCGCCGGTTGAAACAGCCCCGCCTGAAGATTGTGACCACGCGCAATGACATGGTCACACTGGCGGCCCTGGCCGTGGTGATCGCCACGGGGATGTACAATGTATTGTTCAGCCACTTTAACATGCTGTACAGCGTGGCCCCCTGGATCCGGGGTATCGTCACCTTTACGCCTGACAGCACCCTGATGCTCGACGTACCCTTAAGCTTCCGGGTTCATGTCACCGCAGCCTGGGCTTTGCTGGCAATTTCGCCTTTCACCCGTCTGGTGCATATCTGGAGCGTTCCTTTGTTCTACCTGACACGGCCCTTCATCGTTTTCCGGCGGCAGGCACGGCAGGCCTGA
- the narH gene encoding nitrate reductase subunit beta yields MKIKVQYAMVMNLDKCIGCHTCSIPCKNVWTSREGAEYMWFNNVETKPGIGYPGKWENQQIYRGGWTVKGNRLKLAAGGRIHKSMNIFHNPDLPIIDDYYEPWDYDYGRLIKSPPKNHQPTVRSHSCLTGEPMDPAWGPNWEDDLAGLSETGAGDVNFNRLEFDTYLQFQNLFMFWLPRLCEHCLNPACVASCPSGALYKRDEDGIVLVDQERCRGWRYCVSGCPYKKVYFNWKQGRAEKCIFCYPRIEAGLPTLCAHSCVGRIRYVGVLLYDADRILEAAAAPRDKDVYPAHLDILMDPNDPETIQAAKAQGIASNVLSAARRSPVYSLIRQWRLALPLHPEYRTLPMVWYIPPLSPVSRQVADTSEIPAAIDQMRIPVTYLANLLSAGDQEPVRLALGRLAALRHYMRLRRVEKQTDTQVLDAVDLSAQDADQIYQLLALAPLAERFVIPTAPVDDPAVFTRQGRCGLGEAF; encoded by the coding sequence ATGAAGATTAAAGTGCAATACGCCATGGTGATGAACCTGGACAAGTGTATCGGCTGCCACACCTGCAGCATTCCCTGCAAGAATGTGTGGACCAGCCGGGAAGGTGCCGAATACATGTGGTTCAACAATGTGGAGACCAAACCTGGTATCGGGTATCCCGGAAAATGGGAAAACCAGCAGATTTACCGCGGCGGCTGGACCGTGAAGGGCAACCGGCTGAAGCTTGCGGCCGGCGGGCGGATTCACAAGTCAATGAACATTTTTCATAACCCGGACCTGCCAATCATTGATGATTACTATGAACCATGGGATTATGATTACGGCCGCCTGATCAAAAGCCCCCCAAAAAACCACCAGCCAACGGTCCGCTCCCATTCCTGCCTGACCGGAGAACCCATGGATCCTGCATGGGGCCCCAACTGGGAGGATGATCTGGCCGGCCTGTCGGAAACCGGAGCCGGGGATGTCAATTTCAACCGATTGGAGTTCGACACCTACCTTCAGTTTCAGAACCTTTTCATGTTCTGGCTGCCGCGACTGTGCGAACACTGCCTCAATCCGGCCTGTGTGGCATCCTGTCCTTCCGGGGCCCTGTACAAAAGAGACGAAGACGGCATTGTCCTGGTGGACCAGGAACGCTGCCGGGGCTGGCGCTACTGCGTGTCGGGCTGTCCCTACAAAAAGGTATATTTCAACTGGAAGCAGGGCCGGGCCGAAAAATGCATTTTCTGTTATCCCCGCATCGAGGCCGGCCTGCCCACTTTGTGCGCCCACAGCTGTGTGGGCCGCATCCGATATGTGGGGGTGCTGCTGTACGATGCCGACCGCATTCTTGAGGCGGCGGCAGCCCCCCGGGACAAGGATGTCTACCCGGCCCACCTGGATATCCTCATGGACCCGAATGATCCTGAAACAATCCAGGCAGCAAAAGCCCAGGGCATTGCATCCAACGTACTGTCTGCGGCACGCCGCTCTCCGGTATATTCCCTGATCCGGCAATGGCGGCTGGCCCTGCCCCTGCATCCCGAATACCGCACCCTGCCCATGGTCTGGTACATACCCCCCCTCAGCCCGGTCAGCCGCCAGGTGGCCGACACCTCTGAAATTCCGGCAGCCATTGACCAGATGCGGATACCGGTTACCTATCTTGCGAACCTGCTGAGTGCGGGAGACCAGGAACCGGTGCGCCTGGCCCTGGGCAGGCTGGCTGCCTTGCGCCATTACATGCGTCTGCGCCGGGTGGAAAAACAAACCGACACACAGGTGCTGGATGCGGTGGACCTAAGTGCTCAAGATGCGGACCAGATCTATCAACTGCTGGCACTGGCCCCCCTGGCGGAACGGTTCGTGATCCCCACGGCACCTGTGGATGACCCGGCCGTTTTCACCCGCCAGGGCAGATGCGGACTGGGAGAGGCATTTTAA
- a CDS encoding dihydroorotate dehydrogenase-like protein produces the protein MDITTNYLGMKLNSPVIAGSSGLTDSVDKIEALAHHGAGAVVLKSIFEEEILFQFEDVLKDAEKDGVDLDQFDYFDFHLKGKKINHYIKLIQAAKKAVDIPVIASINCVSSHEWTAFADRLQDAGADALELNMFFLPSDFERTSLEQEKAYFKVIDKVLAAVSIPVALKISYYFSSLGPMIQRLSKTGIKGLVLFNRFFSPDFDIDKMTVKPSFVFSSPAELAISLRWIAIMANKVDCDLAASTGVHDGPALIKQLLAGARSVQTVSSLYRKGPAHIETMLDNLKTWMKTHDYHCLDDFRGRLSQEATANPAAYERVQFMRYFEGEKDLT, from the coding sequence GTGGACATCACAACCAATTACCTGGGTATGAAATTAAACAGTCCTGTCATCGCCGGCAGCTCAGGTCTAACCGATTCGGTGGATAAAATTGAGGCCCTGGCCCATCACGGTGCCGGGGCCGTGGTTCTCAAGTCGATTTTTGAGGAAGAGATCCTGTTCCAATTTGAAGATGTTCTCAAGGATGCTGAAAAAGACGGCGTTGATCTGGACCAGTTCGATTATTTTGATTTTCATCTCAAAGGCAAAAAAATCAACCACTATATCAAACTGATCCAGGCCGCCAAAAAGGCCGTGGATATTCCGGTCATCGCCAGCATCAACTGTGTCAGCTCCCATGAGTGGACGGCATTTGCCGACCGTCTTCAGGATGCCGGAGCCGACGCTTTAGAACTGAACATGTTTTTCCTCCCCTCGGACTTTGAGCGGACTTCTCTGGAGCAGGAGAAAGCCTATTTCAAGGTTATTGACAAGGTGCTGGCCGCCGTCTCCATACCGGTGGCGCTTAAAATCAGCTATTACTTTTCCAGCCTCGGGCCGATGATCCAGCGCCTGTCTAAAACCGGTATCAAAGGGCTCGTTCTGTTCAACCGCTTTTTCAGCCCGGATTTCGATATCGACAAAATGACCGTGAAACCCTCTTTTGTGTTCAGCAGTCCGGCCGAACTGGCCATATCTCTGCGCTGGATCGCCATCATGGCAAACAAGGTGGACTGTGACCTGGCCGCATCCACCGGGGTTCACGATGGTCCGGCCCTGATCAAACAACTCCTTGCCGGTGCCAGATCTGTACAGACGGTCTCCAGCCTCTACCGCAAAGGGCCGGCGCACATTGAAACCATGCTCGACAATCTGAAAACCTGGATGAAGACACATGATTATCATTGCCTTGACGATTTTCGCGGCAGGTTAAGCCAGGAGGCGACCGCCAACCCCGCTGCTTATGAGCGGGTGCAGTTCATGCGTTATTTCGAAGGGGAAAAAGACCTGACTTGA
- a CDS encoding tellurite resistance/C4-dicarboxylate transporter family protein — MTEQVKGKHHSPRSGIWARSIENLNPAYFALVMSTGIVSIAAHYQGFNMIAWILLGINIPAYIILWIMYIARILFFTRRFQEDFRDHTQGMGFFTCVAASGVLGSQILILTGAVAIAATLWYVTITLWLCLIYGLFTGLITKENKPSIAEGINGGWLLAVVATQAVTVLSTAIAPDLPAYRETILFLAFNTWLFGGMLYIWIIGLIFYRYLFFHFSPQDLTPPYWINMGAVAITTLGGAGLIGQAAASGFLAELTPFLKGFTFFFWATATWWIPMLIILGIWRHGIRRFPLRYSPLFWGAVFPLGMYTVCTHRLADVTQAPVIGIIPAKFVYIAMTAWLITFLGIVREIWSAQKIKQREKT; from the coding sequence ATGACAGAGCAGGTCAAAGGAAAACACCATTCCCCCCGGTCCGGCATCTGGGCCCGGAGCATCGAGAATCTGAATCCAGCCTATTTTGCCCTGGTGATGTCCACGGGGATCGTTTCCATTGCAGCCCATTACCAGGGATTCAATATGATTGCATGGATACTTCTGGGAATCAACATCCCCGCCTATATCATTTTATGGATCATGTATATCGCCCGGATCCTTTTTTTCACCCGGCGGTTTCAAGAGGACTTCAGGGATCATACCCAGGGCATGGGGTTTTTTACCTGCGTGGCAGCCTCGGGGGTGCTGGGCAGCCAGATACTGATCCTGACCGGAGCAGTGGCCATTGCCGCAACTCTGTGGTATGTAACGATCACACTCTGGCTCTGCCTGATTTACGGCCTGTTCACCGGATTGATCACCAAAGAAAACAAACCGTCCATTGCCGAGGGCATCAACGGCGGATGGCTCCTGGCCGTGGTGGCCACCCAGGCGGTCACCGTTCTGAGTACGGCCATTGCCCCGGATCTGCCGGCCTATCGTGAAACAATCCTGTTTCTGGCCTTCAACACCTGGCTGTTCGGGGGAATGCTCTACATCTGGATCATCGGGTTGATATTTTACCGGTACCTGTTTTTTCATTTCTCTCCCCAGGATCTGACCCCGCCTTACTGGATCAACATGGGGGCGGTGGCTATCACCACTTTGGGCGGTGCCGGCCTGATCGGCCAGGCTGCCGCATCCGGGTTTCTGGCAGAACTGACACCTTTTCTAAAGGGATTCACCTTTTTTTTCTGGGCCACTGCCACCTGGTGGATTCCCATGCTCATCATTTTAGGAATCTGGCGTCACGGAATCCGGCGGTTTCCGTTGCGCTACAGCCCGCTGTTCTGGGGGGCCGTGTTTCCTCTGGGCATGTATACCGTGTGCACCCACCGCCTGGCGGACGTGACCCAGGCCCCTGTGATCGGCATCATTCCCGCAAAATTTGTCTACATTGCCATGACCGCATGGCTCATTACATTTCTGGGAATAGTGCGCGAAATCTGGTCGGCACAAAAAATCAAGCAACGGGAAAAAACTTGA
- a CDS encoding ferredoxin, whose translation MSKKVFIETEECIGCETCIELCPDVFGFDEETEKAFVIQAEGGPEDCIDEAIDTCPVECIHWKE comes from the coding sequence ATGAGTAAAAAAGTGTTCATCGAAACAGAAGAATGTATCGGCTGCGAAACCTGCATTGAGCTTTGTCCGGATGTGTTCGGATTTGACGAAGAGACTGAAAAAGCGTTTGTCATCCAGGCTGAAGGTGGTCCTGAGGATTGTATTGACGAGGCCATCGATACCTGCCCGGTGGAATGTATCCACTGGAAGGAATAG